The following are encoded together in the Humulus lupulus chromosome 5, drHumLupu1.1, whole genome shotgun sequence genome:
- the LOC133779627 gene encoding uncharacterized protein LOC133779627 codes for MYTDGASKSQGASIGVVLEAPSGLKIEEAICLEQSTTNNEAEYEALIYGLELAREMGIQRLNVRGDSQLMIEQVAGNFYTKAPHLASLLQKVTDLRSHFRQFELIQVPREQNQKADALAKLASAGGCTRQSSISISRSSKDMEVYSTSSEPECWIDPIIKYLTTSELPPNPKDAKLLRLRAQRYSMIHGTLYRKSFNGPYLRCLLPSEAKKLLEEIHEGTCGNHIGGRSLAHKALTAGYYWPYMMTEARDYAKKCNKCQRFAPTIHQPAQTLHSIVAPWPFAKWGMDVVGELPKAAGGRRYALVATDYFTKWVVAEAYVTVSKTDTMSFIWKHIICQFGIPWEIVVDNGTLFQNAKVQELCDMYKIKLSFASVTYPQGMVKQRLPTKSSLPTLRRIWKTKKERG; via the coding sequence ATGTACACTGACGGAGCATCCAAGTCCCAGGGAGCTAGTATTGGCGTCGTATTAGAAGCTCCCTCGGGCCTCAAAATCGAAGAAGCCATTTGTTTAGAGCAATCCACAacgaataatgaagcagaatatgaggcactaATCTATGGTTTGGAACTCGCACGGGAGATGGGAATCCAACGTTTGAATGTCAGAGGCGACTCACAGCTTATGATAGAGCAAGTGGCCGGAAATTTTTATACCAAAGCACCCCATCTAGCTAGCCTTCTACAGAAAGTGACTGACTTACGCTCGCATTTTCGCCAGTTCGAACTCATACAAGTACCTAGGGAGCAAAATCAGAAGGCTGACGCCCTTGCCAAATTAGCTTCTGCGGGAGGATGCACACGCCAGTCCTCCATATCTATAAGCCGATCAAGCAAAGATATGGAAGTCTATTCCACCTCATCAGAACCTGAATGCTGGATAGATCCGATCATAAAGTACTTGACCACCTCCGAGCTCCCACCTAATCCGAAAGATGCAAAGCTTCTGCGCCTTCGGGCACAACGCTATTCCATGATCCATGGGACGTTGTACCGAAAATCCTTCAACGGCCCATATCTACGGTGTTTGCTTccatcagaagctaaaaaatTGTTAGAAGAAATACACGAGGGGACATGTGGAAATCACATAGGGGGACGGAGTTTGGCACACAAGGCACTTACagcagggtattactggccatacatgatgacagaagcGCGGGACTATGCCAAAAAATGCAACAAATGCCAACGGTTtgcacccaccatccatcaacCTGCTCAAACCTTACACTCCATCGTTgcaccttggccttttgcaaaatGGGGTATGGATGTAGTAGGTGAACTACCTAAGGCTGCTGGTGGAAGACGGTATGCTCTGGTAGCCactgactacttcacaaagtgggttgtGGCAGAGGCATACGTCACGGTCAGCAAAACAGACACTATGTCCTTCATATGGAAACATATTATATGTCAATTCGGAATACCCTGGGAGATAGTCGTGGACAATGGAACTCTGTTCCAAAATGCAAAGGTACAAGAACTATGCGACATGTACAAGATCAAGCTAAGCTTCGCCTCTGTCACTTACCCACAGGGCATGGTCAAGCAGAGGCTTCCAACAAAGTCATCTTTGCCAACATTAAGAAGAATTTGGAAGACAAAAAAGGAGCGTGGGTAG